A genomic segment from Neobacillus sp. YX16 encodes:
- a CDS encoding LysR family transcriptional regulator, translated as MDYRDWEILKVLYSQKNLTKAARLLFITQPALTSRLKHMQDELGVKIVTRESRGIHFTLEGEYLVQCADNILAQYNKIKEHVQNMSISAGNEVVGTLKLGVSNFFANYELPYILKLFKSQYPLVEFKVITGWSKDVNKLIHKKDVHIGFIRGDYSYRGLEKHLLFQETVSVTSRESIDILDLPNLPRINYSGDYLLKSLIDNWWAENYTHPPLNSIVVDQVDTCKEMVINGLGYGILPSRMLKDTEQLYKKDLTDHNGNPILRKTWMYYHKESLEWNVVKAFVNFIETLEFIE; from the coding sequence GTGGATTATCGTGATTGGGAAATACTGAAGGTCCTCTATAGTCAGAAGAACCTAACGAAAGCAGCACGACTTTTGTTTATTACACAACCTGCTTTAACAAGCCGTTTAAAGCACATGCAGGATGAATTAGGTGTGAAAATAGTAACGCGTGAAAGCAGAGGGATTCATTTTACCCTAGAGGGAGAATATCTGGTTCAATGTGCCGATAATATCCTTGCTCAGTATAACAAAATAAAAGAGCATGTCCAGAATATGAGTATTAGCGCAGGTAATGAAGTTGTAGGGACATTAAAATTGGGTGTATCTAATTTTTTTGCGAATTATGAACTGCCTTATATTTTGAAGTTATTTAAAAGCCAGTATCCTCTTGTGGAATTTAAAGTAATTACAGGCTGGAGTAAAGATGTAAATAAACTTATACACAAAAAGGATGTTCATATCGGCTTTATTCGAGGTGACTATAGCTACAGAGGACTAGAGAAACATTTGTTATTTCAAGAAACAGTTTCTGTTACGTCGAGGGAATCGATTGACATTCTTGATTTGCCTAATCTTCCTAGAATTAACTATAGCGGAGATTACTTATTAAAATCATTAATTGATAATTGGTGGGCTGAAAACTATACACATCCGCCTTTAAACAGTATAGTAGTGGATCAGGTTGATACTTGTAAGGAAATGGTTATAAACGGATTGGGCTATGGCATCTTGCCCAGCCGAATGCTCAAGGATACAGAACAATTATATAAAAAAGATTTAACGGACCACAATGGAAATCCTATATTACGCAAAACATGGATGTATTACCATAAGGAATCCTTGGAATGGAATGTCGTAAAGGCTTTTGTAAATTTTATTGAGACATTGGAATTTATAGAGTGA
- a CDS encoding uracil-DNA glycosylase, translating into MTVLKNDWAPLLEEEFEKTYYQLLRKKLQAEYQTKVIYPDQQDIFNALHYTSYKDTKVVIIGQDPYHGPGQAHGLSFSVKPGVKVPPSLRNIYKELQDDLGCTIPNHGYLVDWAKQGVLMLNAVLTVQAGNANSHKGLGWELFTNRVIEILNQRETPVIFILWGNFAQQKQQLITSSHHFIIKSPHPSPFSAHSGFFGSRPFSKANMYLREIGSNEIDWRIKDL; encoded by the coding sequence ATGACAGTATTAAAAAATGATTGGGCACCTTTATTAGAGGAGGAATTTGAAAAAACGTATTATCAACTCTTAAGGAAAAAACTGCAGGCGGAATATCAAACAAAGGTCATTTATCCGGATCAACAAGATATTTTTAACGCCCTCCACTACACTTCCTATAAAGATACGAAAGTAGTCATTATCGGCCAGGATCCTTATCATGGCCCTGGACAAGCTCATGGTTTAAGTTTTTCCGTTAAACCGGGAGTGAAAGTCCCTCCATCATTACGCAATATTTATAAAGAGCTGCAGGATGATTTGGGTTGCACGATTCCTAATCATGGATACCTAGTGGATTGGGCCAAACAGGGGGTTTTGATGCTGAATGCGGTGCTGACAGTCCAGGCTGGAAATGCAAACTCACATAAAGGTCTGGGTTGGGAGTTGTTTACCAATAGAGTCATAGAAATATTGAATCAAAGGGAGACACCTGTCATTTTCATCCTTTGGGGCAATTTCGCACAACAAAAACAACAGTTGATTACGTCATCCCATCACTTCATAATTAAATCTCCTCATCCGAGCCCATTTTCTGCCCATAGTGGCTTCTTTGGCAGCCGGCCATTTTCTAAAGCGAATATGTACTTGAGGGAAATTGGGAGTAATGAGATTGATTGGCGGATAAAAGATCTATAG
- a CDS encoding TerD family protein has translation MNQSLQMGANTVLSSPKGNVTVRYEISNSIDISLTAFLLTDSDKVQGDSGIIFYNQPKSASGVATLIPTEVVGNAKVHKINFDMSKVPEGITKIAITLTEDNSTGFSNVKNLKAEVCTDNTIIQLTPSSFTNENGIVVLDLYLRNGQIKAKSIWRGFDSGLEGLCKNYGVEVVSDEQSKPSEPKPIQKQTAKEPDTPQTVPENNTMSLISLEKVKGKISLEKGQRPVIIEKTPEITATVSWKTGTDYDIYALVYTKDGKQIDVAMFGAKGTPPLRSFGNGAVEHMGDVRRNSGSTKTEVIKLRLNNDILAVVPVVYSAQSNGTGSFYRYKVSMSIDNHNGTSVTISAKNANNNDRIYSCVPGILHNTPEGVIISPLELYSSPNSELRPKLRMGSSNMVEVIMDKGPKNDYK, from the coding sequence ATGAATCAATCTCTTCAGATGGGAGCAAATACAGTTTTAAGTTCGCCAAAAGGTAATGTTACTGTTAGGTACGAGATTTCTAATTCGATCGATATTTCTTTAACAGCTTTTCTTTTAACTGATTCAGATAAGGTTCAAGGAGATAGCGGGATTATATTTTATAATCAACCAAAGAGTGCTTCTGGTGTAGCTACCCTTATACCAACTGAGGTAGTAGGTAATGCAAAAGTACATAAAATTAATTTTGATATGAGTAAAGTCCCTGAAGGAATTACGAAAATAGCGATAACTCTTACAGAGGATAATAGCACGGGATTTTCAAATGTAAAGAATTTAAAGGCAGAGGTATGTACCGATAATACGATTATCCAGTTAACCCCATCTAGTTTCACAAATGAAAATGGAATCGTAGTATTAGATTTATATCTAAGGAATGGCCAGATAAAGGCAAAATCAATTTGGCGTGGGTTTGATTCTGGGCTTGAAGGGTTATGTAAAAATTACGGTGTGGAGGTTGTATCTGATGAGCAAAGCAAGCCTTCTGAACCTAAACCTATACAAAAACAAACCGCAAAAGAACCTGATACGCCTCAAACCGTTCCTGAAAATAACACGATGTCACTGATAAGCCTTGAAAAGGTAAAGGGTAAAATAAGTCTCGAAAAAGGCCAAAGACCAGTGATCATTGAAAAAACACCAGAAATTACGGCTACGGTATCTTGGAAGACTGGGACAGATTATGATATTTATGCTTTAGTCTATACAAAGGATGGTAAGCAAATAGATGTTGCGATGTTTGGGGCAAAAGGAACTCCTCCACTTAGAAGTTTTGGCAACGGAGCAGTAGAACATATGGGGGATGTTAGGAGAAATAGCGGATCAACTAAGACAGAAGTTATTAAATTAAGGTTAAATAATGATATTCTCGCAGTTGTTCCTGTGGTTTATTCTGCTCAGTCAAATGGGACAGGCTCATTCTATAGATACAAGGTGTCCATGAGTATAGATAATCATAATGGAACCTCTGTAACCATATCTGCAAAAAATGCAAATAATAATGATAGAATTTATTCTTGTGTACCCGGTATCCTTCATAATACACCAGAAGGAGTAATTATTAGTCCATTAGAGCTTTATAGTTCACCGAACTCAGAGCTTAGACCTAAACTTAGGATGGGATCTTCCAATATGGTAGAAGTAATAATGGATAAAGGACCAAAAAATGATTACAAGTAG
- a CDS encoding DEAD/DEAH box helicase, producing the protein MDTVEKKLIVNSDKGNLLRELVRSMNECDRFYFSVAFINYSGLQLLLDPLKEAEEKGVKGKIITSTYLNFTDAKALEKIKEFNNVDLKVFVTDKEIGFHTKAYIFEYKDSYKVIIGSSNITQSALKSNIEWNVEIITKENGRFIQDVLKEYDYLWNMSEVADQDFINRYEEFLRSFKDTKQSRNLIYESKKYIVPNRMQRRATENLERLRNFGEKKALVIAATGTGKTYMSAFDVKSFKPKRLLFIVHREEILKKAKETFELLLPNEGLSFGLLTGNHKQKNVDYVFATIQTISKCFHEFKRDEFEYLVIDEAHHATSPTYQAVLDYFDPKFTLGMTATPERSDGYNVFDLFDNNVAIEVRLHEALEDELVIPFHYFGITDIEGIDLSDVNIDDIAEITKRLKVNERVDFIIEKMDFYGHDGEKRKGLGFCASIEHAQYMASEFNKKGYQSVCLHGGDSPETRERFINQLESDHDQLEFIFTVDIFNEGVDIPSVNTVLMLRPTNSPIVFIQQLGRGLRKHAEKTFLTVLDFIGNHNKTFLIALALNGSRYYDKESLKVAVATGFANIPGCTHIQMDKITQERILNQIDSENFNSMKYLKEEYFEFKKLNQGRIPFLLLDYLKYDGAPDPVKFIDREKTYVQFVAKVEKDDYLKELLQNEAFEGALKELSSKLPLKRIYEFVIIRYLLEHDEINLEIAKKQILKMITEVDDDSVLHAFECLNQNYYDSVQIKNKPKLVQYSDDKLIKTPLFKELLENEDYRKFIEDIITYGIFRYEKEFKANYYGVPHFKLYEQYQMIDAALLSNYRKIHSSFRGSGLLANGNEYFLFIDLHKEEDVKESINYKDKFISPHEFQWQSVNSTTQQSERGKNIIFNKQRGVNLHLFIRKYKEIDGKTEPYIYIGKGNSVEFEGDKPITVWMELENEVPASLYTEFTKKV; encoded by the coding sequence ATGGATACGGTTGAAAAGAAGTTAATTGTGAATTCCGATAAGGGGAACTTATTAAGAGAATTAGTAAGATCAATGAATGAATGTGATCGGTTCTATTTTAGTGTAGCTTTCATTAACTATAGCGGCTTGCAGCTTTTGCTTGATCCTTTAAAGGAAGCTGAAGAAAAGGGAGTCAAAGGAAAAATCATTACTTCCACTTATCTTAATTTCACTGATGCAAAGGCTTTGGAAAAGATTAAAGAGTTTAATAATGTGGATTTAAAGGTTTTTGTTACGGACAAAGAGATCGGCTTCCATACGAAAGCATACATTTTTGAGTATAAAGATAGCTATAAGGTGATTATTGGTTCCTCGAACATTACTCAAAGTGCATTGAAAAGCAATATTGAATGGAATGTAGAAATAATCACTAAAGAGAATGGCAGATTTATCCAGGATGTTTTAAAGGAATATGATTATCTTTGGAATATGAGTGAGGTTGCAGATCAAGATTTTATTAATAGATATGAAGAGTTTCTTAGGAGCTTTAAGGATACAAAGCAATCACGAAATTTGATCTATGAAAGTAAAAAATACATTGTCCCAAATAGAATGCAAAGAAGAGCTACAGAGAATTTAGAGAGACTGAGAAACTTTGGGGAGAAAAAGGCGCTTGTCATTGCAGCGACCGGTACGGGTAAAACTTACATGTCTGCATTTGATGTGAAAAGCTTTAAACCAAAGAGGCTTCTCTTTATTGTTCATAGAGAAGAAATCTTGAAAAAAGCAAAGGAAACCTTCGAGCTTTTATTACCAAATGAGGGGTTATCATTTGGTCTACTCACAGGTAACCATAAACAAAAAAATGTGGATTATGTGTTTGCCACTATTCAAACCATATCTAAATGTTTTCATGAATTTAAAAGGGATGAATTTGAATATCTGGTCATTGATGAAGCACATCATGCAACTAGCCCAACTTATCAAGCTGTATTAGACTACTTCGATCCTAAATTCACCTTAGGGATGACTGCAACGCCAGAGCGCAGTGACGGTTATAATGTCTTTGACCTTTTTGATAATAATGTGGCAATCGAGGTCCGCTTGCATGAAGCGCTTGAGGACGAGCTAGTTATTCCTTTTCACTACTTTGGAATTACAGATATTGAAGGTATAGATTTGAGTGATGTGAACATTGACGATATTGCTGAGATCACAAAAAGGTTAAAGGTTAACGAACGTGTTGATTTTATTATTGAGAAAATGGACTTCTATGGGCATGACGGTGAGAAAAGGAAGGGCCTAGGCTTCTGCGCCAGTATCGAGCATGCTCAGTATATGGCTAGTGAATTTAATAAAAAGGGCTATCAGAGTGTGTGTTTACACGGTGGAGATTCACCCGAAACACGTGAACGATTTATTAATCAATTAGAGAGCGACCATGACCAACTAGAATTTATTTTTACTGTTGATATCTTTAATGAAGGTGTTGATATTCCTTCTGTTAATACAGTACTAATGTTAAGACCGACTAATTCACCAATTGTATTTATTCAGCAGCTTGGTAGGGGTTTACGTAAGCATGCAGAAAAAACTTTCTTAACGGTTCTCGATTTTATTGGGAACCATAACAAAACATTCCTAATTGCACTAGCATTAAATGGAAGTCGTTATTATGATAAAGAAAGTTTGAAGGTAGCAGTTGCAACCGGATTTGCTAATATACCTGGGTGTACCCATATCCAAATGGATAAAATAACTCAGGAAAGAATATTGAATCAGATTGATAGCGAAAACTTTAATTCAATGAAGTACCTGAAGGAAGAGTATTTTGAATTTAAGAAACTCAATCAAGGTCGGATACCATTCTTACTATTGGATTATTTGAAATATGATGGAGCTCCTGATCCCGTTAAATTCATTGATCGGGAAAAAACATACGTACAATTTGTGGCTAAAGTGGAGAAGGATGATTATTTAAAGGAGCTTTTACAAAATGAGGCGTTTGAAGGTGCTTTAAAAGAATTGTCCAGCAAGCTTCCACTAAAGCGAATTTACGAGTTTGTAATTATTCGATATTTATTAGAACACGATGAAATAAATCTTGAAATAGCAAAGAAACAAATATTAAAGATGATAACTGAAGTTGATGATGATAGTGTTCTCCATGCCTTTGAGTGCCTGAATCAAAACTACTATGATAGTGTCCAGATAAAGAATAAGCCCAAATTAGTTCAATATAGCGACGACAAACTTATTAAGACTCCACTTTTTAAAGAGCTATTGGAAAATGAAGATTACAGGAAGTTTATTGAAGATATTATTACCTATGGGATTTTCCGATATGAAAAGGAATTTAAAGCTAATTACTACGGTGTTCCGCATTTTAAACTTTATGAGCAATATCAAATGATAGATGCAGCTTTACTTTCTAATTATCGTAAAATCCATAGTTCCTTTAGAGGGTCAGGATTGTTAGCAAATGGGAATGAGTATTTTCTATTTATTGATTTACATAAAGAAGAGGATGTTAAAGAAAGTATTAATTATAAAGATAAATTTATTAGTCCCCACGAATTCCAATGGCAATCAGTGAATAGTACAACCCAACAGTCTGAAAGAGGAAAAAATATTATTTTTAATAAACAACGTGGAGTTAATCTTCACTTGTTCATTCGTAAGTATAAAGAGATTGATGGTAAGACCGAGCCTTATATTTATATTGGTAAAGGTAATTCAGTCGAATTCGAAGGTGATAAGCCAATTACAGTATGGATGGAATTAGAAAATGAAGTACCAGCAAGTTTATATACAGAGTTTACAAAAAAGGTTTAG
- a CDS encoding (deoxy)nucleoside triphosphate pyrophosphohydrolase yields MKKLVKVVAAIIENENNEILCALRSPEMSIPNMWEFPGGKVEANEDIYSALEREIDEELECKIETTKEIFNDNIHEYETFIINLISINCKVIEGTPTPSEHSKLIWLKRENLESLKWAPADIPAVEQLIQEK; encoded by the coding sequence ATGAAAAAACTTGTAAAAGTAGTTGCTGCTATTATTGAAAATGAAAATAATGAAATATTATGTGCACTGAGATCTCCAGAAATGTCGATTCCTAATATGTGGGAGTTTCCAGGTGGCAAGGTGGAAGCAAATGAAGATATATACTCAGCACTCGAAAGAGAAATAGATGAAGAATTGGAATGTAAAATTGAAACAACAAAAGAAATCTTTAACGACAACATACATGAATATGAAACATTTATCATTAATTTGATATCAATTAACTGCAAAGTTATCGAGGGTACGCCAACTCCGAGTGAGCATTCAAAGTTAATCTGGTTAAAAAGAGAAAATCTTGAATCTCTCAAGTGGGCACCAGCGGATATTCCAGCTGTGGAGCAGTTAATTCAAGAAAAATAG
- a CDS encoding M48 family metallopeptidase has translation MLDEKSLIHKSEKTLFTFSIILSVIAIIILFVSLIGIAIFFGLALATLVSHAVSMAYIRLNGIQLSANQFGDLYNRVSALSKRLGIEDIPEVYIIESGGALNAFASRIFGLFGKNIVVLYSDIVDLVENGCEDELEFVIAHELAHVKRNHVVKQLLTFLAMWIPFLGEAYSRACEFTADRMAVACTEKPDKAIRALTVFAAGKYLFRDVNKQEYLNQYNDKKGFFISLTELLSTHPAIPRRIFEIEAQIGESTVVLKKKSKAGVFAILISTILAGALVIWTGYSLIKDVINFTEEFLPSGDLTAVMEATLNGDAEEVSRLLKEGADPNEQEPEGGTTALNLAADNDQLEVAQILLENGADPNLPDNYGYTPLMGAVFMENKEMVQLLLEAGADPNFENEEAMSALTYAEDFGYTELVELMTKGKNK, from the coding sequence ATGCTAGATGAGAAAAGCCTCATACATAAAAGTGAAAAAACTTTATTCACTTTCTCAATCATTCTTAGTGTTATAGCTATCATTATTCTATTTGTGTCGCTGATTGGGATTGCAATCTTTTTTGGACTGGCACTCGCTACGTTGGTTTCCCACGCTGTTTCAATGGCCTATATCCGTCTGAATGGTATTCAGCTTTCTGCCAATCAATTTGGTGACCTTTATAACAGGGTATCGGCTCTAAGCAAGAGGCTTGGGATTGAGGATATACCTGAAGTGTATATTATTGAATCAGGAGGAGCACTTAACGCCTTTGCATCCCGTATATTTGGGTTGTTTGGTAAAAACATTGTTGTCCTCTATTCTGATATCGTGGATCTGGTCGAGAACGGCTGTGAGGATGAATTGGAGTTTGTCATTGCCCATGAATTGGCACATGTGAAGAGAAATCATGTCGTGAAGCAGTTGCTTACTTTTTTGGCTATGTGGATTCCATTTCTAGGCGAGGCCTATTCGAGAGCTTGTGAATTCACAGCCGATCGAATGGCTGTTGCCTGTACGGAAAAGCCCGACAAAGCAATCCGGGCACTAACGGTTTTCGCAGCCGGTAAGTATTTATTTCGAGATGTGAACAAACAGGAATATTTGAATCAGTACAATGATAAAAAGGGATTTTTTATCTCTTTGACGGAGCTTTTATCTACACACCCTGCTATTCCGAGGAGAATTTTCGAAATTGAAGCTCAGATAGGGGAGAGTACGGTTGTACTAAAGAAAAAATCCAAAGCCGGAGTTTTTGCGATTCTTATTTCCACGATTCTTGCGGGTGCTTTAGTCATCTGGACGGGCTACTCACTAATTAAAGATGTAATCAATTTTACAGAGGAATTTTTACCATCAGGAGATTTGACTGCTGTAATGGAAGCCACTTTGAATGGTGATGCGGAAGAAGTTAGCCGGTTATTGAAAGAAGGGGCAGACCCAAATGAACAAGAGCCAGAAGGTGGAACGACTGCGTTAAATCTTGCAGCTGATAATGATCAATTGGAGGTAGCACAAATTTTATTAGAAAATGGTGCTGATCCTAACTTACCGGACAATTACGGTTACACACCATTGATGGGCGCAGTATTTATGGAAAACAAAGAGATGGTGCAGTTACTATTAGAAGCAGGTGCTGATCCTAATTTTGAAAATGAGGAAGCGATGTCTGCTCTTACTTATGCTGAGGATTTTGGATACACTGAGCTCGTGGAACTGATGACAAAAGGTAAAAATAAGTAA